In the Candidatus Thermoplasmatota archaeon genome, one interval contains:
- a CDS encoding 30S ribosomal protein S27ae: MADKKGGAKGGAKGAPAKTAAGKRGLYKIEGGKLVRARKACPKCGPGVFLAEHKDRTSCGNCGYTEFKAKAA, encoded by the coding sequence ATGGCTGACAAGAAAGGTGGCGCGAAGGGCGGCGCGAAGGGCGCCCCCGCGAAGACCGCGGCGGGCAAGCGCGGCCTCTACAAGATCGAGGGCGGCAAGCTCGTGCGCGCGCGCAAGGCGTGCCCGAAGTGCGGCCCCGGCGTGTTCCTCGCGGAGCACAAGGACCGCACGAGCTGCGGCAACTGCGGCTACACCGAGTTCAAGGCCAAGGCCGCTTAG